Genomic segment of Bacteroides stercoris ATCC 43183:
GATTATAACTGCCCCTATAATACGACCGCCGGCTCCTACCCCCCAATCAATCAGTTGCTGCATAAAAATCTGAAGCTTGCTGAATCCCTCTTCAGAAGCCTGGGCGACAAACGCCGCCATTAATAAAGATGATAACATAATGATTATAGTTTAATGGATTAATGAATACAAAATTAACAAATAAATCCATTTTTCGTTCACATTATTTGTACCTTTCGACCAAAAGAAATACTTTTGCCTCTGATTTCAATTAAGGGGTGCCCTAATATTACGGGCTGAGATCATACCCATTGACCTGATTCGGGTAGTGCCGACGTAGGGAAAAGAAGAAAAGTTCCCCTTTTCTGTAGTAATCTTTAATAATTCAAATTGCAAATGAAAAAGTATGCAATGACAGCATGCCTGTTTATGGCAGCGCTGAATGTCTGCGCACAGACAAAGGAAAAAGACAGTTTGCGGGTAATAGACTTACAAGAAGTAGAGATTATCTCTACACGCGCCACAGGAACCACTCCGGTGGCATTTACCAACATCAACAAAGAACAGCTTAAAAAACAGAACTTCGGACAAGACTTGCCGTATCTGTTGAGTATGACTCCCTCTGCCATCACTACCAGTGATGCCGGAGCGGGTATCGGGTATACCACATTGAGAGTACGCGGTACGGACGGAACACGCATCAACGTCACCGCCAATGGTATTCCTATCAATGATGCCGAAAGCCACAATGTATTTTGGGTAAACCTGCCGGATTTCGCATCGTCCGTCAAAGACATGCAAATCCAGCGTGGTGCAGGAACTTCCACCAACGGTGCAGGAGCTTTCGGAGCCAGTATCAACATGCAGACCGGAGACTTCTCACTGAAACCGTATGCCGAGCTGAACGGTTCGTACGGGTCGTTCAATACACACAAAGAAACGGTAAAAGCAGGAACAGGACTTATCAACGGCCATTGGTCTTTCGACGCCCGCCTATCCAATATCAGTTCGGACGGGTACATCGACCGCGCATCGGTCGGACTGAATTCTTACTACCTGCAGGGCGGATATTACAGCGACAACACTTCTATCAAGTTAATAACATTTGGCGGCAAAGAGCGTACCTACCATGCCTGGAATTATGCCAGTAAAGAAGAAATGGAGAAATACGGCCGCCGTTACAACTCTTGCGGATATATGTACACCGACGACAACGGCACCGACCATTTCTATGAAGACCAAACGGACAACTACGTACAAAAGAACTACCAATTGCTTTTCAACCACAGCTTCACTTCCGCCTGGAATGTAAACGTAGGTTTGCACTACACCAAAGGAGATGGCTACTATCAAGAATACAAAGGCGGACGCAAACTGGTGGAATATGGCCTGTTGCCATACGAACATGACGGTGAAACCGTAAGCAAAAGCGACCTTATCCGTAAAAAAGCGATGGACAACTGGTTCGGCGGCGGCATCTTCTCCGTAAATCATAAGGGCAACCGCCTTCATACATCCCTCGGCGGCGGACTGAACCGCTATGACGGCGACCACTTCGGCAAAGTGTTGTGGGTGAAAAACTACATCGGCAACCTCGACCCAGACAAAGACTACTACCGCAACAATGCCACAAAGAACGACG
This window contains:
- a CDS encoding TonB-dependent receptor; amino-acid sequence: MKKYAMTACLFMAALNVCAQTKEKDSLRVIDLQEVEIISTRATGTTPVAFTNINKEQLKKQNFGQDLPYLLSMTPSAITTSDAGAGIGYTTLRVRGTDGTRINVTANGIPINDAESHNVFWVNLPDFASSVKDMQIQRGAGTSTNGAGAFGASINMQTGDFSLKPYAELNGSYGSFNTHKETVKAGTGLINGHWSFDARLSNISSDGYIDRASVGLNSYYLQGGYYSDNTSIKLITFGGKERTYHAWNYASKEEMEKYGRRYNSCGYMYTDDNGTDHFYEDQTDNYVQKNYQLLFNHSFTSAWNVNVGLHYTKGDGYYQEYKGGRKLVEYGLLPYEHDGETVSKSDLIRKKAMDNWFGGGIFSVNHKGNRLHTSLGGGLNRYDGDHFGKVLWVKNYIGNLDPDKDYYRNNATKNDGNLYLKANYELCSGVNAYADLQYRHISYKMYGQNDKWNSVTNDGLQQLAIHEKFDFFNPKAGLSWQINRNNRIYGSFSVAHKEPTRNNYTDGKFTEHPKAERLFDYELGYTFANSWLTFGANLYYMDYKDQLVLTGELNEIGEAVAANVPDSYRMGIELMAGLKLPCGFQWDINATLSRNRVENFTETLYEDEDPTGDTWSTYLGDTHIAFSPDFLLNNRFGYIYKGFEASLQSQYVSKQYMSNLNCKDHILDAYFVSNLNLSYTFTLPKTKSITVGCTIYNLFNEEYENNGYAGSGFYYENGQKVRYNYAGYAAQAGTNVLGHISLSF